A single region of the Gadus morhua chromosome 5, gadMor3.0, whole genome shotgun sequence genome encodes:
- the eml1 gene encoding echinoderm microtubule-associated protein-like 1 isoform X2, whose protein sequence is MEVTDRVASLEQRVQMQEDEIQLLKSALADVVRRLNLSEEQQSLGPRRGPTKARPMIATLPLRPTVNNGTVLPKKGSGTLPSPSGMGSRKDAPLSANRSTVRRANSNEHMGTLTRRDSGETKGNRTRAGSTGSNSSGKRSDSSRQREPIFNAEEGYVKMFLKGRPVTMFMPRDQVEPYCLEAKADLPGSKLKLDWVYGYRGRDCRSNLYLMPTGETVYFIASVVVLFNVDERLQRHYTGHTDDIKCLAVHPDKITIATGQVAGTSCDGKLAPHVRVWDSVSLNTLHVLGTGFFDRGVACLAFSKSNGGNTLCVVDDSNDHVLSAWDWQREDRLADVKCSNESMFAADFHPTDSHVIITCGKSHLHFWTLEKGLLVKKQGLFEKQEKPKFVICVTFAENGDAITGDSSGNILVWGKGTNRISQAVQGAHSGSIFALCMLRNGTLVSGGKDRRLVSWNSSYQQIQSVEVPELFGPIRTIAEGRGESVLIGTTKNFVLQGSLDGEFTPITQGHTDELWGLAVHPSKPVFLTCGYDKQVSLWESRSHQPIWTKHLDESAQSACFHPSGTVVAVGTHTGRWLVLDSDSKDLVTVHTDGSEQLSVMCYGPDGNFLAIGSHDNYIYIYAVTEQGRKYSRVGKCSGHSSFITHLDWSVDSQYLVSNSGDYEILYWIPSVCKQVVSVETTRDITWGTSTCSLGFEVFGLWPDGSDGTDINAVCSSNEKSLLATGDDFGKVHLFSFPCSQFRAPSHAYGGHSSHVTNVNFLYDDSFLVSTGGKDMSVMQWRIV, encoded by the exons ATGGAGGTGACGGACCGCGTGGCGTCCCTGGAGCAGCGCGTCCAGATGCAGGAGGACGAGATCCAGCTGCTGAAGTCGGCCCTGGCCGACGTGGTCCGCCGGCTCAACCTCTCGGAGGAGCAGCAGTCCCTGGGTCCCCGGCGGGGCCCCACCaaag CCAGACCCATGATCGCCACGCTGCCGCTGAGGCCCACCGTCAACAACGGGACCGTCCTACCAAAGAAGGGCAGCGGGACCTTACCCTCCCCGTCCGGGATGGGATCCAGGAAGGACGCTCCTCTCTCAGCCAATAGGAG cactgtgAGGAGGGCCAACTCCAACGAGCACATGGGCACGCTCACCAGGAGGGACTCGGGCGAGACCAAGGGCAACCGGACCCGCGCCGGATCCACCGGCAGCAACTCCAGCGGCAAGAGGAGTGACAG CAGCCGGCAGAGGGAGCCCATATTCAATGCAG AGGAGGGCTATGTGAAGATGTTCTTAAAGGGCCGCCCGGTCACCATGTTCATGCCCAGAGACCAGGTGGAGCCCTACTGCCTGGAGGCCAAAGCCGACCTGCCTGGGAGCAAACTCAAGCTGGACTGGGT ATACGGTTACCGGGGCCGCGACTGCCGCTCCAACCTCTACCTGATGCCCACCGGGGAGACGGTGTACTTCATCGCCTcggtggtggtgctgttcaATGTGGACGAGAGGCTGCAGAGACACTACACCGGGCACACGGACGACATCAAATG CCTGGCTGTTCATCCTGACAAAATCACCATAGCAACCGGCCAGGTGGCGGGAACATCGTGTGACGGCAAG ctgGCTCctcacgtgcgtgtgtgggacTCCGTCAGCCTCAACACGCTCCACGTTCTTGGCACCGGGTTCTTCGACCGGGGCGTGGCCTGCCTGGCCTTCTCCAAGTCG AACGGTGGTAACACGCTGTGTGTGGTGGACGACTCCAACGACCACGTCCTCTCCGCCTGGGACTGGCAGAGAGAGGACCGCCTGGCTGacgtcaag TGCTCCAACGAGTCGATGTTCGCTGCAGACTTCCACCCCACAGACAGTCACGTCATCATCACCTGCGGCAAGTCTCACCTCCACTTCTGGACCCTGGAGAAAGGCCTGCTGGTGAAGAAGCAAGGCCTGTTTGAG AAACAGGAGAAGCCCAAGTTCGTCATCTGCGTGACGTTTGCAGAGAACGGAGACGCCATCACAGGAGACTCCAGCGGCAACATCCTGGTGTGGGGGAAAG gCACCAACCGTATCAGCCAGGCGGTGCAGGGGGCCCACAGCGGCAGCATCTTCGCCCTGTGCATGCTGCGCAACGGCACCCTGGTCTCCGGGGGGAAGGACCGACGGCTGGTGTCCTGGAACAGCAGCTACCAGCAGATCCAGAGTGTGGAG GTGCCCGAGCTGTTTGGACCAATCAGAACCATCGCTGAGGGCCGGGGGGAGAGCGTTCTCATCGGAACCACCAAGAACTTTGTTCTCCAGGGCAGTCTGGACGGGGAGTTCACCCCCATAACGCAG GGCCATACTGATGAGCTGTGGGGCCTGGCCGTCCATCCCTCCAAGCCTGTCTTCCTGACCTGTGGCTACGACAAGCAGGTCAGCCTCTGGGAGTCCCGGAGCCACCAGCCAATCTGGACCAAGCATCTGGAC GAATCTGCCCAGTCAGCCTGCTTCCACCCGTCTGGGACGGTGGTTGCCGTGGGAACACACACGGGCAG GTGGCTGGTGCTGGACTCGGACTCCAAAGACCTGGTCACGGTCCACACAGACGGGAGCGAGCAGCTGTCCGTGATGTGTTACGGCCCAG ATGGGAACTTCCTGGCCATCGGTTCCCATGACAACTATATCTACATCTACGCCGTGAcggagcagggcaggaagtacAGCCGGGTCGGGAAGTGCTCG GGTCACTCCAGCTTCATCACCCACCTGGACTGGTCGGTGGACTCCCAGTACCTGGTGTCCAACTCTGGGGACTACGAGATCCTCTACT GGATTCCGTCGGTGTGTAAGCAGGTGGTGAGTGTGGAGACCACCAGAGACATCACCTGGGGGACCAGCACCTGCTCCCTGGGCTTCGAGGTCTTCG GGCTGTGGCCGGACGGTTCTGATGGGACTGACATCAACGCTGTGTGCAGCTCCAATGAAAAGAGCCTGCTGGCCACTGGGGACGACTTTGGGAAGGTCCACCTCTTCTCCTTCCCCTGCTCCCAGTTCCGG gCTCCCAGTCATGCTTATGGTGGCCACAGCAGTCATGTGACCAACGTGAACTTCCTGTATGATGACAGCTTCCTGGTGTCGACGGGGGGGAAGGACATGAGTGTGATGCAGTGGAGGATAGTCTGA
- the eml1 gene encoding echinoderm microtubule-associated protein-like 1 isoform X6 has protein sequence MLRSLMSMCFVFQTCDVTSWLFPSGSSRYFYRPLSTVRRANSNEHMGTLTRRDSGETKGNRTRAGSTGSNSSGKRSDSSRQREPIFNAGTRRVTHCKEEGYVKMFLKGRPVTMFMPRDQVEPYCLEAKADLPGSKLKLDWVYGYRGRDCRSNLYLMPTGETVYFIASVVVLFNVDERLQRHYTGHTDDIKCLAVHPDKITIATGQVAGTSCDGKLAPHVRVWDSVSLNTLHVLGTGFFDRGVACLAFSKSNGGNTLCVVDDSNDHVLSAWDWQREDRLADVKCSNESMFAADFHPTDSHVIITCGKSHLHFWTLEKGLLVKKQGLFEKQEKPKFVICVTFAENGDAITGDSSGNILVWGKGTNRISQAVQGAHSGSIFALCMLRNGTLVSGGKDRRLVSWNSSYQQIQSVEVPELFGPIRTIAEGRGESVLIGTTKNFVLQGSLDGEFTPITQGHTDELWGLAVHPSKPVFLTCGYDKQVSLWESRSHQPIWTKHLDESAQSACFHPSGTVVAVGTHTGRWLVLDSDSKDLVTVHTDGSEQLSVMCYGPDGNFLAIGSHDNYIYIYAVTEQGRKYSRVGKCSGHSSFITHLDWSVDSQYLVSNSGDYEILYWIPSVCKQVVSVETTRDITWGTSTCSLGFEVFGLWPDGSDGTDINAVCSSNEKSLLATGDDFGKVHLFSFPCSQFRAPSHAYGGHSSHVTNVNFLYDDSFLVSTGGKDMSVMQWRIV, from the exons ATGTTGCGTTCCCTTATGTCTATGTGCTTTGTCTTTcaaacttgtgatgtcacttcctggtTGTTTCCATCCGGTTCGTCCAGGTATTTCTACCGACCACTCAG cactgtgAGGAGGGCCAACTCCAACGAGCACATGGGCACGCTCACCAGGAGGGACTCGGGCGAGACCAAGGGCAACCGGACCCGCGCCGGATCCACCGGCAGCAACTCCAGCGGCAAGAGGAGTGACAG CAGCCGGCAGAGGGAGCCCATATTCAATGCAG GGACTCGACGGGTGACCCACTGCAAAg AGGAGGGCTATGTGAAGATGTTCTTAAAGGGCCGCCCGGTCACCATGTTCATGCCCAGAGACCAGGTGGAGCCCTACTGCCTGGAGGCCAAAGCCGACCTGCCTGGGAGCAAACTCAAGCTGGACTGGGT ATACGGTTACCGGGGCCGCGACTGCCGCTCCAACCTCTACCTGATGCCCACCGGGGAGACGGTGTACTTCATCGCCTcggtggtggtgctgttcaATGTGGACGAGAGGCTGCAGAGACACTACACCGGGCACACGGACGACATCAAATG CCTGGCTGTTCATCCTGACAAAATCACCATAGCAACCGGCCAGGTGGCGGGAACATCGTGTGACGGCAAG ctgGCTCctcacgtgcgtgtgtgggacTCCGTCAGCCTCAACACGCTCCACGTTCTTGGCACCGGGTTCTTCGACCGGGGCGTGGCCTGCCTGGCCTTCTCCAAGTCG AACGGTGGTAACACGCTGTGTGTGGTGGACGACTCCAACGACCACGTCCTCTCCGCCTGGGACTGGCAGAGAGAGGACCGCCTGGCTGacgtcaag TGCTCCAACGAGTCGATGTTCGCTGCAGACTTCCACCCCACAGACAGTCACGTCATCATCACCTGCGGCAAGTCTCACCTCCACTTCTGGACCCTGGAGAAAGGCCTGCTGGTGAAGAAGCAAGGCCTGTTTGAG AAACAGGAGAAGCCCAAGTTCGTCATCTGCGTGACGTTTGCAGAGAACGGAGACGCCATCACAGGAGACTCCAGCGGCAACATCCTGGTGTGGGGGAAAG gCACCAACCGTATCAGCCAGGCGGTGCAGGGGGCCCACAGCGGCAGCATCTTCGCCCTGTGCATGCTGCGCAACGGCACCCTGGTCTCCGGGGGGAAGGACCGACGGCTGGTGTCCTGGAACAGCAGCTACCAGCAGATCCAGAGTGTGGAG GTGCCCGAGCTGTTTGGACCAATCAGAACCATCGCTGAGGGCCGGGGGGAGAGCGTTCTCATCGGAACCACCAAGAACTTTGTTCTCCAGGGCAGTCTGGACGGGGAGTTCACCCCCATAACGCAG GGCCATACTGATGAGCTGTGGGGCCTGGCCGTCCATCCCTCCAAGCCTGTCTTCCTGACCTGTGGCTACGACAAGCAGGTCAGCCTCTGGGAGTCCCGGAGCCACCAGCCAATCTGGACCAAGCATCTGGAC GAATCTGCCCAGTCAGCCTGCTTCCACCCGTCTGGGACGGTGGTTGCCGTGGGAACACACACGGGCAG GTGGCTGGTGCTGGACTCGGACTCCAAAGACCTGGTCACGGTCCACACAGACGGGAGCGAGCAGCTGTCCGTGATGTGTTACGGCCCAG ATGGGAACTTCCTGGCCATCGGTTCCCATGACAACTATATCTACATCTACGCCGTGAcggagcagggcaggaagtacAGCCGGGTCGGGAAGTGCTCG GGTCACTCCAGCTTCATCACCCACCTGGACTGGTCGGTGGACTCCCAGTACCTGGTGTCCAACTCTGGGGACTACGAGATCCTCTACT GGATTCCGTCGGTGTGTAAGCAGGTGGTGAGTGTGGAGACCACCAGAGACATCACCTGGGGGACCAGCACCTGCTCCCTGGGCTTCGAGGTCTTCG GGCTGTGGCCGGACGGTTCTGATGGGACTGACATCAACGCTGTGTGCAGCTCCAATGAAAAGAGCCTGCTGGCCACTGGGGACGACTTTGGGAAGGTCCACCTCTTCTCCTTCCCCTGCTCCCAGTTCCGG gCTCCCAGTCATGCTTATGGTGGCCACAGCAGTCATGTGACCAACGTGAACTTCCTGTATGATGACAGCTTCCTGGTGTCGACGGGGGGGAAGGACATGAGTGTGATGCAGTGGAGGATAGTCTGA